ACGGAGTTTGTGCTTTACCTATGATCAGGGTTTTGGCAATCCCCCCCCGTGAACTCAGTGATTTCCAGCCTAAATAAGCAAGATACAGTGCGCCGATACACGAGATTAGTACGAACAAAAGCTCTGATTTGTGCAGTAAAACCGCAAGACCTGTGACCGTAATTAAGGCATAAAAGCCTACCCCAAGCGAATGAGCCCATGATGTAGCTAGACCATTAACACGCCCCCCTGCCAAGGTATGTTTAGTAACCGTGGCAAGGCTCGGGCCGGGAGACATTGCCCCAAGTAGGCAAACTAAAAATAGGGAAAACCACACATCAAATGTCATGGTAAATAAACTCAGTTATAACAAAGCGCTTATGCTAAGGATTCAAGCTACAAAGCTCAAGATAATATTACAATCCCAGCATATCAGTCGTGGAGTCGATAGCGACAACCTTCTTTTGGTTTGCATCTATCTGTTCATCGATTCTCTTTAATTTATCTGACGCTTTCTGTTTCCGGTCACAGGCATCGGATTTTGCATCCCAACTTTTTCCTTCATTGAATAATTGACATTGCTGTACCAATTTATTGAGGATGGGGATCAGTTTAGCGCGCTCTTTATTTAATTCGACTTGCTTGTGCTGCAAGGTTAACTGACTTTGAAAAAACTGCTTCGATTGTTCTAGTACTTGCTTTTGTTGTGTGGATTTTTGCTGCAAGGCGACAAGCTCTGCTTGGTTAGATGTTAACTTTTTAGCTTGCTGTGCTTGAAGTTGTTGTACCTGCTTATACTGTTGTTTAAGTGCTTTTAATTGCTCCGCTTGTTGAGCTGTCTGAGCTTGAGACTCTTCCAATTGAGTTTTTAGTTCATCCACTGACGTATTGGCAGTATGCGCACTCTTTGATTTGGCCTCGAGCTCAAGCTGCAAGGTTTTATTTTGCGTATCGAGCACTTCCATATCAGATTTTAACTGGGTTTGTGTACTCATTTGCGCTTCATTTAACGAGAAAAAATGAGCATAAACCGCAGCCGTTGAAAGCGCTATACCAATAGCGACCCCTCCTAAAGCGTATTTAACTTTCAGTGCTGTTGTATCTGTAGGTGTACTCAAAATAAATCCAACTTACCTGGCTAATTCGGTAATCATTAGTATCACCGCGTAGAGTGCAATAAGACTGCTGAGCCCTATCACCACCCACCGCTGTAATTTCTCGTTTGTATTGTATCTTACAAATAGCACAGCTACGGCTATCAGTACTACAATGGCAATCAATCGGGTCATGTTATCCCTTGTGCATAATATATATATCAATATTACGTTAAACTAGAAGCTAAGTTTATAATAATCCGACAATTTTAAGATTAATTTTCTATTTGTCCGCAATTCACATTGATAAGCACCAATATGCACTGACGAAAAAAAACAACAATTTACATCTTGTAATGACTTTTCGTTGTGATAAATTACGCAGCCGTAAGTAAGTTACTTACACACCTAGCATTTATGCTAGTTCCGATGAAGACTGCAGGAGAGTGACGCAATTTAGCGTCTACCGAAGAAGTAAATCTTTCAGGTTCTTGTTTATACATTATATGTATACGAGTGAGGACTGCAGTTGGAGGAATCTCTGGAGAGTGTCGTTTAATCGACCGCCGAAGGAGCAAACCCATTATGGGTGAAACTCTCAGGCAAAAGGACAGAGGAGTGAAAAGCGAAAAATTCACAGCCAAACTGTATTGAGAGATCACTTAGATCAATACCAGCCTAACTGGACCTCGTGTTCACTCTTCTCCTTATGTTGTTTTTTTAAGGGGAAACCATGCAACTTTCACAACAATCAATTCATTCATTTTTACAATCTGTAGATAGCTTTATCTGGGGACCACCACTACTCATTCTACTAGTGGGAACCGGTATCTATTTCACCTTTAGTCTTGGACTTATTCAGTTTAAACATCTACCTACTGCCCTAAAGATGGTCTTTAGCAAATCCGACAGTGCCAACAAGCAAGGTGACGTTTCAAGCTTTGCCGCTTTATGTACTGCCCTATCTGCAACCATAGGTACAGGTAACATCGTTGGTGTAGCAACTGCGATAAAACTGGGTGGACCTGGCGCTCTTTTCTGGATGTGGCTGGCAGCCCTATTTGGTATGGCTACCAAATACGCTGAATGCCTATTGGCGGTTAAATATCGCACCACAGATGATAAAGGAGGTATGCTTGGCGGACCAATGTACTACCTGCGTGATGGTGTAAAATCTCCTTTGCTTGCAACACTTTTTGCAACCTTCGCTCTCGGTGTCGCGCTATTTGGTATAGGTACCTTCCCACAAGTTAACGCCATCTTAGATGCATCAGAACTCACCTTAGGGGCTGATCGCACTATTGCAGGTATCGTATTAACGTTACTCGTGGCAGCAGTAACCCTTGGCGGTATCAAATCTATCTCACGCGTTGCGGGTAAAGTTGTACCAACCATGGCAGTTATCTATGTGCTTTCATGTTTGGCCATCTTAATTAACAACAGTGGCGAAGTATTGGGCGCTATCAAACTTGTTGTTGTCTCTGCCTTTACTCCTACAGCTGCAACCGGTGGTTTCTTTGGTGCGAGCGTCATGCTTGCAATCCAGTCCGGTATTGCTCGTGGTGTATTCTCTAATGAATCAGGACTTGGTAGCGCGCCTATGGCTGCCGCGGCTGCGAAAACCGACTCAGCAGCGCGCCAAGGTCTTATCTCAATGACAGGTACCTTTTTCGATACCTTGATTATCTGTACTATGACAGGCCTTGCGTTAATCATTACCGATGCATGGCAGAGTGATTTTGCCGGCGCAATGATGACAACCCATGCATTTGCAGTAGGCTTAAACGCAGATACATTTGGTCCTATCCTCGTCTCGGTCGGTTTACTATTCTTTGCCTTTACCACCATCTTAGGTTGGAACTACTACGGTGAACGTTGTGTCGTGTATCTATTTGGTACCAAAGCTATCCTACCTTACAAGCTGGTATTCTTGGCATTAGTCTTCTCTGGCGCTTATCTACACCTAGATATGATTTGGATAATTGCAGATATTGTTAATGGCTTAATGGCAGTGCCAAACCTCATCGGTCTTATTGCATTGCGTCAGGTGGTCATTTCAGAAACGCGCTTGTTTTTTGACAACTTTACCCCTCGTGCGCCAAAAACAACCACATCATAGTGTCAGCTGATACTTAACACTAAAAACCCCGATAGAACTCGCTTCTATCGGGGTTTTTAATAATCTACAATTTAATGGGTAAGATATTTGGATTGCCAGTTTGAGAGTTATAGGTCACCGCAACATTATTTGGGTATAACGCTTCAAGATTATGCTTAGTTAATACCTGCTTAGGTGCACCAGTGGCCACAACCTTTCCTTGATTTAGTAACACCAGACGACTACAAAACTCTGCAGCCGTATTTAGATTATGTAGCGCTACAGCGATAGACTTTCCTTGACTGGCTTGCAAGGCGAGTAGATTCATTAATTGCGCTTCATGCCCAATATCTAAACTTGAGCAAGGCTCATCAAGTAGCATAATTGACGTTTCTTGTGCCAGAATACGCGCAATATGCACTAGCTGCTGCTCTCCGCCAGATAATGCATTTATTTGCCTATGTTCAAGATGAACAATACCCAATTGTTGTAAACTCGCTCTTATCGCTGCTACTTTTTCATTGCGCGTAAATGCGCGATGTTGCGTCAAACCTAAGCTAACGACTTCACTCACAGAGTAAGGAAACTCAACTCGACTTACTTGAGGCAGATAAGCAATTTTTGTTGCTCGCTCCTCACCTTTGATCTGTTGTAAAGAGCGAGTGCCAAGTAGAACTTCTCCTTGTGTAGGAGATGCAAAGCCAGACAACAGCCTAATCAAAGAGGATTTCCCAGCTCCATTTGGACCAATAATACCAATCAACTCTCCCTGCTTAATCTGCAGGTCTAAAGGCGCAATGATCACCCGCTCATTTTGTTCAAATGATACGTTGCAAGCACTAAGACGACTCATATTAGTCTTCCCTTTTGCTGTACTCTCACAATCAGCATCACGAAATATAAACCACCTACCACTGAAATAATAATCCCTGCTTTAATTTCATATGGAGCAATAAGGTAGCGGCCCGCCAAATCACACACCAAGAGTAATATAGCGCCAAACATAGCACTAATCGGTAGTAGGGTTTTATGATTAGCACCAAACAGTAAACGGACTAAATGGGGAACCATCAAACCGATAAAACCTATAGGGCCGGCAATAGCAATTGACATAGCGGTTAATAGCGTTGCGATCATCAGCAAGGTGACCCTCGCTCGGGGCACATTTAAGCCCAATCCATGCGCGGCTTCATTGCCAAGAGATAATAGGTTGAGCCAATGGGCTTTTGATAATGCCAGCCCAGCAACAATAAGAATAATTGGTAGTGGCCACAACACATGTTGCCACATGCGCCCCTCAAGCCCACCCATGGTCCAAAAGACGAACTGATTGAGTTGATATTGCTTAGCAAATAGCAATATTCCCATGGTCATCCCGCCGAGCAGCGAAGATAACGCAAGGCCTGCTAGAATCAGATACAAGGTCTGCCCATCGTGACTCTTCTTTGCCAATAGATAGACAAAAAAGGCACAAATCAACGCGCCAATGGCGGCAGCAAATGGCGTAGCTAGGGGGCTAGTCAGTGCAAAGCCAAAGCTAATTGCTACCACGGCGCCAAAGCTACTACCCGCACTCACCCCAAGAATATCCGGACTGGCCAGAGGATTTCTAAATAGCCCTTGGGTACATACCCCAGCAATAGCCAGCGCACCACCGGCAACAATGGCAGCCACAACGCGTGGTAAACGGATCTGAAATACAATCGCATACAGTGATGGATAGTGTTGCTGTGCACTGAGCAAACTGTCACTAATGGCGATGACGCAAAAGTGCACCACGTCACTGATTGGCGTAGAAACAGCCCCTAAACTCAATGCCAGTAGTGAACAAAAAAATAAAGCGGCACCACTTAAAATGAGGGTTATCGCTTGACTGCGCCGGCTTATCATTAAGGCGCGGCCTCGCCTAATACTGCGTGGTTAACATATATAATCGAATCCACAATATATTGGCTATAGGTTCCTCTAAGAGACTCTGGCATTTGAAAAACATCGCCCTTTTCAATTGCAGTGATGCCCTTTAAAGAGGGATCATCTAATACGTTTTCAAGAAATTTGTCCGCAGCTTCATCGTTCCCATAAACCCAGGATGGTAAAAACATGACATCTGGGTTAAGTGCAATAAGCATCTCTTTAGAGAGTGGCGTTTGACCGTATTTATCACCTTCAAAGGATTCGGTGGCATTTTTAAAGCCCGCTTCATCTATAATGAGTTGCCACGTAGAGTGCTTGGTACTTGAGCTTCCCCAATTATTGTAATCAATAACACGTATTGGTTTACGAGCTGGAATTAAAAAGCGCTGTAAGTTTTCTTGCATCCCTATCACTATGGTCTCTGCTTTATCCTCTTCACCAACGATATCACCGACTAACTCAATAAGGTCTTCTATCTGATCTAGCGTATTGGGAGTGGGTAAAATAAACACCGTGATTCCGGCCGCTCTTAATTGCGCAACCTTACTAGGGTCACTCCAGTTTGCAGCAAACACGACATCAGGTTTATTAACTAGAATACGTTCTACATTCATATCCATACGTGGGATATCGTTTGGATAGTGGTGAGCGACGTTTGAAAAGTTTGGATTGTCCACCAGGTTAGTGACTGAAGTCAGACGCTGGTACGCGACCAGTTCGTTCAACACTTCGTCACTAAACAAGGTCTTAGATGAAATTCGTTGCGGCTTTTTAGCGATAGTCACTGCTGTACCATTGCCGTCCGTTACTGTTAATGGGTAGTGCGCCCATGCCACAGAAGAAAATAACCCAACTAATAGTAATCCAAAGCGCTTCATCTTATAAACCTGTACAATAAGAACCAGTTACGGAACAGGATTGAAGCATTGACTAGGCACTCTGTCAAATGCTATAGAACAATAAAACTAAGTTACTGATTAATCTCGCCATTCACCTATCGATTTTTCAAAGGAATATTCATGAAATTTAGTGGCAACATCGATGAACTCGCTTACCCTTTCATCTTCGAAGAAAGCCCTCTTTGTGATTTTGAGATCCTAACTGATGAGCTATGCACACTAGTGGGACTTGCTTTAACCAACATAGATAATAGCGAAATAAAAGCGTCCCTTGAGTCACTGCAACCTAAAGTATTTCATCTCAACGGATCAATACGCGGTAAAAACGGGATCTTTGAGCAAGACATCCAAGATCTCACTCATGAGTATCACCATTTTCGTGCCATTGTGGAAGACGATGCCAAACGCTTCGTGCTGCCACGTGGTACAGGCCCTGTGATTACCCTACATCAATGTCGAAGCCTATCTAAAAAGGTTGTTAGGCAACTGGTACTTGTAGAAAAATTTGGCAAAAAAGTACCTGAAACCCTACCAAGATTTGCAAACCTATTGGTTAACTATTTTTTTGCTCTGACTCGGGTATTAAATCAAGAAATGGGTATCGAAGAGCCGGAATATAACAGTATCAATTACCCCAATAAACGCTAACTATCAACTCGATTCCTAACCCTAATAGCATAAGGCTGGTAGCACACTGTAAACGGAAATTTATCTTATCATTAGATAGCCAATTCTTTGCTTTTTCCAAAGTCATGGCAAGCCCGCCTTGCCATGCCATTGCTAATCCAAAATGAATCGATGCCAATAACATAGACTGCAGCCAGATAGAATACTGCTGGTTTATAAATTGAGGCAAGAAAGCCAAATAAAAAATAGCAGTTTTAGGATTCAATACATTGGAAAGAAAGCCCTCCTTTAACGAACGCCTCCATGACACCTGTTGTTGCTTGGTATCCTTCGCTATTAGACCAGCTCCGCTGCGCAAAGCCCTTAATCCGCAAACGCCCAAATAAACAAGATAAAGCGCACCTAGAGTTTTTAATCCAGCAAATAGCGAAGGTGAGTGACTAATTATCGCGGCAACACCAATCGCAGACCATGTTGCATGTACGTATAAACCTAAACATATGCCAAGGCTGGTGATCAAACCATCTCTTATCCCGCCGCGTGTGGTATTTCTTATAACCAATAAGGTGTCCAAGCCTGGAGTAATGGTTAACAATGACATTGCGATAATAAAGGCTGGCAAATTGGAAAGCATAGGGTAACTCACTAGCGTAGCTGTGTTTTATTGAGAATTTTGGTAGTCTAAACCACCTCACCCGTTCCAAGGAAGAATTATGTCTGCATTCGACAATCTAAATCAGCACTTCCAGCAAATTGCTAATTTTAATCACCTCGCCGCCATCTGTGGTTGGGACGCTTCGGCAATGATGCCAAGCGGAGGCAATGATGCCCGCTCAAACGCTATGGCTGAGCTTTCGGTACATATTCATAAACTGAGTACCGCACCACAACTCGAAGAGTGGTTCGACCAAGCGCAACAAAGTAATCTAGACGATAATCAGGCAGCCCAAGTTCGTGAAATGCGTCGCGTTTGGCAACTCTCCACTGCACTACCCGCTAAACTGGTGGAAGCTAAATCACTGGCCGGTTCAAAATGTGAGCATGCATGGCGTACTCAACGCGGTGCAAATGACTGGCAAGGCTTTGCTAAAAACTGGCAACCTGTTGTAGAGCTCAGCATCGAAGAAGCGCAAATACGCGCCGACATTCTTGGTTCTACACCTTATGACGCCATGCTTGATCTCTATGAACCTGGGGTCAATCAAGCGCAATTAACAACCCTATTTGATGATGTAAAGAGCTGGCTTCCGAACCTTATCGATGCGGCAATCGACAAACAAAAATCTCAAACCATCATAGCCCCAACTGGTACCTTCTCGACTCAAAGCCAAAAAGCACTCGGCTTAGACATTATGAAACTGCTACAGTTTGATTTTGAACATGGCCGCCTTGATGAAAGTGTACATCCATTCTGTGGCGGTGTGCCCCAAGATGTCCGATTGACCACTCGCTACAATGAGCAAGAATTCACCCAATCATTAATGGGGATTGTTCATGAAACAGGCCATGCTCGCTACGAGCAAGGATTGCCTAAATCGATAACCGGACTGCCTGCAGGCGAAGCGCGTTCAATGGGTATCCATGAATCTCAGTCTTTATTCTTTGAAATGCAATTAGGCCGCAGCCAAGAGTTTATCGAACACCTAAGCCGCCTATCTAAAACCCATTTTGCTGAACATGACGCTAAAATTTTCGAACCTCTTAACCTAAGTAATATCTATACCCAGGTTAAGAAGGACTTTATTCGTGTTGATGCCGATGAGCTTACCTATCCCGCGCACGTTATCTTACGCTTTGAGATTGAGCGTGATTTGATCAATGGCGATATTAGCTATAAAGATGTACCTGAAATCTGGAACGCCAAGATGCAATCCTATCTAGGCCTTTCCACTGAAGGTAACTTCACTAACGGCTGCATGCAGGATATGCACTGGTCTGATGGAAGCTTTGGTTACTTCCCAAGCTATACGTTGGGGGCGATGTACGCAGCTCAATTTAAATCAGTAATGAGTCAAACAGTCGATGTGGAAGGCGCTGTTCGCAGTGGCGATCTTTCTCCAATCTTCAGCTGGCTAGAACACAATATCTGGAGTAAAGGCAGCTTACTTACTACCAATGAGTTGGTTAAACAGGCGACGGGTGAAGAGTTAAACCCTGAGCATTTCAAACAGCATTTGATGAGTCGCTACCTATAACGGATAACAATTAAGCAATGCATTTGCTTGGTACGCCTATTACTGCGGCGTATCAAGCTTTCTCTAGCAACTAGATCTTAAAACTATATTTTGAAACTATATCTTGAAACTATAGTGCAATACTCATCACACTATGCTTTGGCTCACTTTCTATATCAACCACTGACCAGCCTAATGACAGGTATAACTGAGCAACATTGGTATATACATACAGTCTACTTTGCGGAGAGTTTGCTACTTGACGAACCCCATGATTAATCAACTCACTTGCGATCCCTCGACCACGCCATTGTGGTGATACAAATACGGCATTCAACCAAATCACGCTCGCGTTGGTATGCGGCTCTTGAAACCATGAATATGCCAACCCACCAATAACCTCACTGCCTTGTAGAGCAACAACAATAGGTGGTAATTGCACATCTGGCGTGTAGGTATCCGCCAATAACAGATCAGGCCATACACTTTGAAATAGCCGTTCAACCGATCCCCAATAATGGCTATTATGATCACAAGTTCGAAATACTATTTTATTCATATTACAGCGTTCCTTGGCATCACTCTTACCTAGTGTTCATTGATATTGAGCGCCTTATCGGCTGAATCTAAGGATTCGTTGTTTTTGTTGAGTGTTATCGTTCCAGTACACTTCTTTAAACAGTACCCTTTCCCACCATTTTCTTTTTATGCGGTATTTCATATCACCTCATCTCATAGCTTCAACATAACTCAGAGCAGCCTCATAGTGAACTACTCAGCGACAGCATAGCTGATCACTGAGCTTCTAAGGCAGTTAAGCAAACTGCCTTTTCTGTTTCCTCAGCTCCCAAAGACAACTTTGCCAATGCAAAGACTTTCGTTTTAACGCCTGATTTCTGCTGAGTGCTGGTTGATCTAGTCAACCTGACGACAGTTCCATTCGCCATTAAATCAGATTCACCTATCCGTTGTACTGCTATTGCAGAGGAATAGTCTCGATCACTAAAAGTGCCGCAACTAATGCAGGTGAAATGTCTGTCTTTCAACGTCAATCTATTATGTTGACCGCAGTGTGAGCACACACCCGTTGTGCGTTCAAACCGACCAATCTCATGATGTATACCACCTCTCAGCTCAATTTTGTATTTCGCTAAGTCAGATATAAGC
Above is a genomic segment from Vibrio gallicus containing:
- a CDS encoding LysE family translocator — protein: MTFDVWFSLFLVCLLGAMSPGPSLATVTKHTLAGGRVNGLATSWAHSLGVGFYALITVTGLAVLLHKSELLFVLISCIGALYLAYLGWKSLSSRGGIAKTLIIGKAQTPLQAAKEGLMISLFNPKIGLFFIALFSQFIAAGEGVSGKVIVVATPLLVDGLWYSIITFLLSSPLLIERLRSRGKLIDQISGVILIILAVRVVWQNVGYFAS
- a CDS encoding alanine/glycine:cation symporter family protein — protein: MQLSQQSIHSFLQSVDSFIWGPPLLILLVGTGIYFTFSLGLIQFKHLPTALKMVFSKSDSANKQGDVSSFAALCTALSATIGTGNIVGVATAIKLGGPGALFWMWLAALFGMATKYAECLLAVKYRTTDDKGGMLGGPMYYLRDGVKSPLLATLFATFALGVALFGIGTFPQVNAILDASELTLGADRTIAGIVLTLLVAAVTLGGIKSISRVAGKVVPTMAVIYVLSCLAILINNSGEVLGAIKLVVVSAFTPTAATGGFFGASVMLAIQSGIARGVFSNESGLGSAPMAAAAAKTDSAARQGLISMTGTFFDTLIICTMTGLALIITDAWQSDFAGAMMTTHAFAVGLNADTFGPILVSVGLLFFAFTTILGWNYYGERCVVYLFGTKAILPYKLVFLALVFSGAYLHLDMIWIIADIVNGLMAVPNLIGLIALRQVVISETRLFFDNFTPRAPKTTTS
- a CDS encoding ABC transporter ATP-binding protein; amino-acid sequence: MSRLSACNVSFEQNERVIIAPLDLQIKQGELIGIIGPNGAGKSSLIRLLSGFASPTQGEVLLGTRSLQQIKGEERATKIAYLPQVSRVEFPYSVSEVVSLGLTQHRAFTRNEKVAAIRASLQQLGIVHLEHRQINALSGGEQQLVHIARILAQETSIMLLDEPCSSLDIGHEAQLMNLLALQASQGKSIAVALHNLNTAAEFCSRLVLLNQGKVVATGAPKQVLTKHNLEALYPNNVAVTYNSQTGNPNILPIKL
- a CDS encoding FecCD family ABC transporter permease, which produces MISRRSQAITLILSGAALFFCSLLALSLGAVSTPISDVVHFCVIAISDSLLSAQQHYPSLYAIVFQIRLPRVVAAIVAGGALAIAGVCTQGLFRNPLASPDILGVSAGSSFGAVVAISFGFALTSPLATPFAAAIGALICAFFVYLLAKKSHDGQTLYLILAGLALSSLLGGMTMGILLFAKQYQLNQFVFWTMGGLEGRMWQHVLWPLPIILIVAGLALSKAHWLNLLSLGNEAAHGLGLNVPRARVTLLMIATLLTAMSIAIAGPIGFIGLMVPHLVRLLFGANHKTLLPISAMFGAILLLVCDLAGRYLIAPYEIKAGIIISVVGGLYFVMLIVRVQQKGRLI
- a CDS encoding ABC transporter substrate-binding protein, which produces MKRFGLLLVGLFSSVAWAHYPLTVTDGNGTAVTIAKKPQRISSKTLFSDEVLNELVAYQRLTSVTNLVDNPNFSNVAHHYPNDIPRMDMNVERILVNKPDVVFAANWSDPSKVAQLRAAGITVFILPTPNTLDQIEDLIELVGDIVGEEDKAETIVIGMQENLQRFLIPARKPIRVIDYNNWGSSSTKHSTWQLIIDEAGFKNATESFEGDKYGQTPLSKEMLIALNPDVMFLPSWVYGNDEAADKFLENVLDDPSLKGITAIEKGDVFQMPESLRGTYSQYIVDSIIYVNHAVLGEAAP
- a CDS encoding cobalamin adenosyltransferase, with the protein product MKFSGNIDELAYPFIFEESPLCDFEILTDELCTLVGLALTNIDNSEIKASLESLQPKVFHLNGSIRGKNGIFEQDIQDLTHEYHHFRAIVEDDAKRFVLPRGTGPVITLHQCRSLSKKVVRQLVLVEKFGKKVPETLPRFANLLVNYFFALTRVLNQEMGIEEPEYNSINYPNKR
- a CDS encoding LysE family translocator codes for the protein MLSNLPAFIIAMSLLTITPGLDTLLVIRNTTRGGIRDGLITSLGICLGLYVHATWSAIGVAAIISHSPSLFAGLKTLGALYLVYLGVCGLRALRSGAGLIAKDTKQQQVSWRRSLKEGFLSNVLNPKTAIFYLAFLPQFINQQYSIWLQSMLLASIHFGLAMAWQGGLAMTLEKAKNWLSNDKINFRLQCATSLMLLGLGIELIVSVYWGN
- a CDS encoding carboxypeptidase M32, with the translated sequence MSAFDNLNQHFQQIANFNHLAAICGWDASAMMPSGGNDARSNAMAELSVHIHKLSTAPQLEEWFDQAQQSNLDDNQAAQVREMRRVWQLSTALPAKLVEAKSLAGSKCEHAWRTQRGANDWQGFAKNWQPVVELSIEEAQIRADILGSTPYDAMLDLYEPGVNQAQLTTLFDDVKSWLPNLIDAAIDKQKSQTIIAPTGTFSTQSQKALGLDIMKLLQFDFEHGRLDESVHPFCGGVPQDVRLTTRYNEQEFTQSLMGIVHETGHARYEQGLPKSITGLPAGEARSMGIHESQSLFFEMQLGRSQEFIEHLSRLSKTHFAEHDAKIFEPLNLSNIYTQVKKDFIRVDADELTYPAHVILRFEIERDLINGDISYKDVPEIWNAKMQSYLGLSTEGNFTNGCMQDMHWSDGSFGYFPSYTLGAMYAAQFKSVMSQTVDVEGAVRSGDLSPIFSWLEHNIWSKGSLLTTNELVKQATGEELNPEHFKQHLMSRYL
- a CDS encoding GNAT family N-acetyltransferase, with translation MNKIVFRTCDHNSHYWGSVERLFQSVWPDLLLADTYTPDVQLPPIVVALQGSEVIGGLAYSWFQEPHTNASVIWLNAVFVSPQWRGRGIASELINHGVRQVANSPQSRLYVYTNVAQLYLSLGWSVVDIESEPKHSVMSIAL